taaaaataaataaattacgaagctaaattctcaataatctcaattttaaaagatgaaattgataacaacagatttaaaaacaaaaagaaaaggaaaggaaaaaaagaaagcacaacattgtggattactattgtaatccatAGTACAATAAGTGTTGAGTGAACAATAGTTTCTCCacatcctttaatttttgttattttataaagtttaataacataatttttctctaaaattatttttttaactatataaaaaaaatagactataaaagaaagaaaaccccaCTAAATCCATAAACAAAGGCAATTGGACAACTTGAGTTATTTTGATAAACCCATAAACCACactaacctcatagaaaaacaaaataaaagaaaaaaaaattgacaaattttttttgaaaaaaatcatgacaaaaggaaaaggaaaaggaaaaaaaaaaaaaccatgtgttCAAGTAGGAAAAAACAAACCTAGTATGCAAAGACActataacaatttataatgttttgtaAGAAAAGTTACAGTATTTTCTCCACATgctttagttattgttaatgtcTTGTGTTCTTGGAACAATATTCATTCCTCCATTTCTTGGCCCATCAACTTCTCTTTCAAAAACATGAACGAGATATGCTTCATAGGCATGAAACATTGACTGTTGCCTTTTGGTTACTAGGATAAATGAATGTTTTATACTTTCCAAGCTCAAACAATGATTTGTGCCCTTTAGTTACTTCTTTTTCAAGTTTGTTACTTTCTCTCAAAGTTAAGAAAATCTTTGTGCTAAGCTATTAAACCTTCAcactttaaagtttttttatcaattttttcctcaactctttctctatttttctctttttcccactttcccttttcttttctatcagaTTTTCAAGGAGTATTTATAGGGTTTcaagttatgatttttatggatttaattaaagattaattatcATTCATCAAAGCTTGGCCCTCCTATTAAAATGATAGAGTTTTGAGTGCATTTTACAGCTGTGATGAGAATAACTGGTCATTATAGAAAGggtgtttttcaattgaatGGTGGTGGTTACAACCCTAGATGTGGTTAGAAATGCCACATTTATTCTCTTAAAGGTGTCTACTCGATCAGCCAAAACTATCAAAGAATAAGCTAAACAGTGGCTGAACGACGCGTCATTCACTCCCTTCATTAATCTTGGTTACATGTCTTCTatattaaaccctaaaaattagagtttttaatttgggatttgacaaattttaatttggtttatatTCTTTCAATTGCTTTTTATTGTACCAATAATTGCCTCCCAACTTTCAATTGGATGCAATTTCACtcattccaaacttaattatcaGCTCCAAAGTTCAACACCTTTTTCATCTTGATCCTTAGTTTCTGATTTGTGCATTTTGGTTCTTAATTAACCATcaaacttttagtttttttaaatttggcccatgatttcACCAATTGCTACCATTGAAATTGCGCGTTATTTACAGATTGGTCATTGGTCTTGAAAATCTGTAATTATATCCTTAATTTGCCTTAAAACTTTAATATGTATGCAAGTAAACCCCttatttaaccaaattaatctttcaaaaatataatttaacccctaggctttaatttcttcaaattaaagtctaaattgactttaaaagttttgttgcaattaaaccctcaataaattaaattaaaccctaaaaaattttaattgagttttaaacacttaattttgaatttttttttcaaattgaactACCCTTGCTAATAGATTTTTATTAGTCAAAATTGAACCGTAAATTTTCCAACCTTATTTTCCTGGGAAGATAAGGGCTTTGAAACAATCTTGTTTTGAATGttgttgtaatgttttgaattaatgagataggaaaatacaataaagcccttaaAGGCTTAAAGTGTgggtataaataaataagggtattgtagtaattgtataacataataaatataaatagcaaaaaaaaaaaaagagagagagatctgaattagagagcagaaccatgagagagaagggaggaagaagaagaagaagagaaaataagggaaaaaggaagagatttggaggaaataagtaaaaatgtaagattatgtataaatatgtgttattgaagttaaatttcggttttgatgaattttagggttttgagaatttgtgttttggtttaaattgatgaattaaattgaataataaaggttgattattgtggatatttgattatttgaatgattttgagagattgaattgaaagatgatgagttttagttgtgattttgtttgaatggtgaaatttgagttagaaatcaggggagaacagtgGGTTCCTGTTAAAATTCTGgaatggaggttgaagatgaaaaaaattcaatttggtccctcaatttccgaaaattacagtttagtccccgaactttggaaaattacagattggtccctggagcatattccgagattctgaacagaataacatatgaattatgggtagaattactgtatagataagataatttaacactttcaatttggtcctccaatttaacaaaaattacaatttgaccctaaaattttggtaaaattccaaaatggtccctggagcataatgatacatcctggacagaattgaggattaattaaggtcataatttcagtatattcattgatttatgacaaatttcagtttggtcctccatttgacgaaaattacaatttggccctaaaaatatgaaaaattccagattagtccctagctgtaatattaaatttttcagattagtttgatgaataattaaggattatttagtgaattattaccaattttattagttgtttttattatggattagatttcgggaaaaccgttagatttcgggtttttaagaaaattgactagttagcTCAAAAACATATAGAGTTATggtatacacccttagttaagtgtattaaataggttaaatgttcttttgagtcattcttgaatatgtcttctttgtattcagataatcctgatattctaccggcgggacgtcagtaggattttcttcggtgtctgcttttggcttctgtttgcttttgagtcaggtgagtggataattttccatatgcatgagaaatagtataaatatttgatttgttaatatgaattgaatcatgcttcttgataatatatatgttgagtattatccttgttatgataaagcatgatcaattattgaatctgaattcttgatatgaaccaacatatattttgaattgacttctgaattgatagctcctcatttgattgatgtcatgagttgagctttgagatatgaatatgtttgttagattatgattatgaacctatggtatgtcagtcagaatacccatgctaacagggtagtgttagtctttgtgcacatcgtatctgaaccctagttggtcgggggagtcaccaacctatgtggactgatcatcccacagtacggagcctcatgctcattgcattttgattttctaacgAACTTTACCATTTGATCTttttgttatggcctatttgagaaaccttcatataagaacctagagccataattgtatataattctcattgttatattacctcgtgtgtgtatattgaacgttatctactcactgagttgttgaactcaccctctcattatttatcattttcaggcttatagcttgataacatgtcacttttgttgaatcttccgaacctgcttttttgttgtaatttgtaccttccttttatgtcaagttagtgctccaaaactatgaatatatatgaactcttgtattaagacaatcgaattatattataaagttagttttgttgttactgttgcgttgaacaactctgattgagttttgaaggataagtttgtatgtaagtttgggttcgcataggtacgGAACCTTGGAAGGGGAACCTTGCtttatgtgccggtcatggatccagGATTCGGGGTCGTGACAGTTGTGGTGATGAAAAGAATGAAGAGGATGCACTGGTAGGCCAAAATGGCTAAGCAGTCAGCAGTAAGCATCACCATCCTACTTCCATTAAGAAGCAAGCCTATTATTAATAACTTGGAATTCTCATCTTCAAACTTTAGGCTTGAAGAACATTACATTTTGGtctatgtctatatatatatgcttaaatctttaaattatttgtcAAGTCAAATATATagaatggaagaaaataataattgttttaaatcaaaCACTCTTATAAAAATGTTCAGAGATTTTTAATGCAAGTGCAAAACATTTATTCCAAGTGATTGAAAAAATTGCTTTTGTTCAATTTATACAAGTGATTTTCAATGAAAATGACCAATTTGTAGATAAATTATATCTATGAACAATAGAATATATCAAGAAATATAGTAATGATCCACCATTGACTGAAAGAGATGCTTGAAGTGGTAGCTTTTTCCTTGCGAGGAAGAAGAAATGGTCCTGGTGTTTCCATCTACAGTAGAGAGTAAACTGGTGAGGAGTAACGTTTCTTTACTTGTCAGACACGGTTCCCTCCACCGAAAACAAATCAAGTGGGACTGATGACTTGACGATGAGGTTTCTACGCGGTTTGCTGTCTTTCAaacttcaaaaaccaaaaaacaaaaaaaacattccaaGTCTTATTCCGCTGATTAATGTCATTATTATTCCGAGTCAACTGAAGTAGCAGCTCAAGTCCATGCAAGGAATCAAACCTGCCTCCCCCTAGCCCACTGGTTTTTCCACCTTTCACCGCTAGCCATAGagtaagagcgtgtttggcagtatgatagcggttgctttttaaatagcttttcgtgccgaaaagcatgcaaatgatgtttttttcattttttaaaaattatttttgacatcagtacatcaaaacgatccagaaagtacaaccgtcattcaattttagcaaaaaaaaaaaaaaaaattgaatttttaaaacacacCATGTTAGTGCAGCGTTTGAGCACTCACTCCTCCTATATACTTTCACAGCTGGGAACAAGAAAACCAGAGGAAACCATACTCAACTACTGATGGCTGAACTTGGATTACTACTGTTTTCCCTCTCCATCCTCTTCTCCACTTCCTTGTGCTGTCCAGATGATCAGAAACTAGCCCTTCTCCACTTCAAATCCTCCCTCTTGGACAGTATTAACTCTTCTACACAGTATTCCCTCTCCAGCCTGGATTCGTGGGATGCTAGCTCAGATTGTTGCCACTGGGATATGGTCACTTGTAGTTCTCGGTCAAATTCTAGAAAAGTAGTTGCCCTCAACCTTTACTCTCTGGTTTTAGCAGAGCAACCCATACCATTTCCTTCCATGGTTTtaactcctctctctctcatcaaAAGCTTGCTGCTGCTTGATATATCCTCAAATTATATCGTAGGTGAGATCCCACCCGGTGTGTTTTCCAATCTCAGCAAGCTGGTTCACCTCGACATGATGCAAAATAACTTCAGTGGATCCATTCCTCCACAGATTTTCCATTTGAGGCATCTACAGTATCTTGATATGAGTAGCAATTTACTAAAGGGGGTTATAAGCAAAGAAGTGGGCTCTCTTCTCAACTTGAGAGTATTGAAGTTGGATGACAATTCTCTGGGGGGGTATATCCCTGAAGAGATTGGAAACCTTACGAAGTTACAGCAGTTGAATCTTCGCAGCAACAATTTCTTTGGTGTGATTCCATCTTCAGTTCTCTTCCTGAAGGAGCTGGAAACATTGGAATTGAGGGACAATTCTCTATCCATGGAGATTCCTAAAGATATTGGTGATTTAACCAACTTGACCACTCTAGCCTTGAGCGGTAACAGGCTGACTGGTGGAATCACATCATCCATACAGAAGCTTCACAAGTTAGAAACACTCAGATTGGAAAACAACTTACTATCTGGAGGAATTCCAACTTGGTTGTTTGACATCAAAAGTCTGAAGGATCTGTTTCTTGGAGGGAATAATCTGACTTGGAATAACACTGTAAACTTGGAGCCCAAGTGCATGCTAGCTCAGTTATCTCTGAGTTCATGCCGTCTCGCGGGGAGAATCCCAGACTGGATTTCTACACAGAAGGATCTTCTTTTCCTGGATTTAAGCAAGAATAAGCTAGAAGGACCATTCCCGGAATGGGTTGCTGAAATGGACATAGGCAGCATATTTCTGTCAGACAACAATCTTACAGGTTCACTTCCACCTCGTCTCTTTCGATCTGAAAGTTTGTCAGTCCTTGCCTTGTCGAGGAATAGCTTCTCTGGAGAGTTGCCAAGTAACATTGGAGATGCCATTACAGTCATGATTCTTATGTTCTCCGGAAACAACTTTTCAGGGCAGATTCCAAAGTCCATCTCGAAGATTTATCGCCTTCTTCTTTTGGATTTATCAGGAAACAGGTTTTCCGGGAACATTCCAGATTTTAGGCCCAATGCATTACTCGCTTACATCGATTTCTCTTATAATGAGTTCTCGGGTGAAATTCCAGTGATCTTTTCTCAAGAAACCAGGATACTTTCATTaggaaaaaatatgttttctggAAAACTACCCAGTAACCTGACAGATTTGAACAACCTTGAACACCTTGACCTCCATGACAACAGAATTGCAGGAGAACTGCCGATGTCTATCTCTCAAATGTCCACTCTTCAAGTCCTGAACTTACGCAACAACACCCTCGAAGGGTCCATCCCCAGCACCATAGCCAACCTCACTAACCTCCGAATTCTAGATGTCTCAAACAACAATCTCAGTGGCGAAATACCGGCCAAGTTGGGGAATCTGGTTGGAATGATAGATACACCCAATACTTTCAAATCAGTCTCAGATATGTTCACCTTCCCCATTGAGTTCAGTGACTTGATAGTTAATTGGAAGAAGTCGAAACAAGGTCTCTCAAGCCACAGCCTTGAAATCTACTCCTTGCTAGACTTGTCAAAGAACCAGCTTTCTGGCCAACTCCCAGCTTCATTAGGTCACCTAAAGGGTCTGAAGCTACTGAACATCTCATATAACCACCTCTCTGGCAACATACCAGCAACTTTCGGCAATCTAGAGAGTCTAGAGAGCCTGGACTTGTCACGTAACAGACTATCCGATTCCATTCCAAGAACACTATCAAAACTTCAAGAACTTACAACTTTGGATGTAAGTAACAACAAACTCGAGGGTCAGATTCCAGTGGGTGGCCAAATGGACACGATGGATGATCCAAATTCATATGCCAACAACAGTGGGCTATGTGGTTTTCAAATTCAACTACCATGTACACCAGAGCAGCCACAAGTAAAGCAACCAGAAGCAGATGATGACTCGTGGTTTTCATGGCAAGGTGCAGGGATTGGATATTCAGTAGGCTTTTTTGCAACAATAACAATCATACTTGTCTCTGGCTGTATAAGCAGGTTACCACCTCAAAATCGCCACCGATCACACAGAAGGCAACGGTTTTAGGTTTGGCTACTGACTGTTGGCAAGGGATCAATGGTAACAattatactttatttttcagaataagTACCTTGTGCTCCGAGTCTAGTTAGAAGTGTCACAAGCTGAAATTGCAAGAATATTTCAATTGGGCATGCCATTTCTAAATGATCTGTTCTATAATTTGTTTCCACTCTGCAAGTCTGTGAAGTTCATTTAGCCTTTTCAGTGGTTTAGAATGGTAACAAACGCACCATTTCCCACCTAATTTACTCTTTGGACCAGTTACACTACTAATCTGCACTTGAggaaacatatttttgaatcataaaCATCACATGCAAACGGtgtaacagtaaaaaaaatatatctgatAAGAAACAACACAGAGAGCAGTGTCGACCCACTCTAACAACACTCCCGTAATTTTCACGAGAAGGAAGTGGCGTATATCATGCAGAAACATGCTACTACACTATTAATAGTTTTATGACAGCCATTGAGGGAATCATGAATCTAGCATGATGATAAGTGTCCAATCTCG
This genomic interval from Populus alba chromosome 1, ASM523922v2, whole genome shotgun sequence contains the following:
- the LOC118032718 gene encoding uncharacterized protein, which gives rise to MAELGLLLFSLSILFSTSLCCPDDQKLALLHFKSSLLDSINSSTQYSLSSLDSWDASSDCCHWDMVTCSSRSNSRKVVALNLYSLVLAEQPIPFPSMVLTPLSLIKSLLLLDISSNYIVGEIPPGVFSNLSKLVHLDMMQNNFSGSIPPQIFHLRHLQYLDMSSNLLKGVISKEVGSLLNLRVLKLDDNSLGGYIPEEIGNLTKLQQLNLRSNNFFGVIPSSVLFLKELETLELRDNSLSMEIPKDIGDLTNLTTLALSGNRLTGGITSSIQKLHKLETLRLENNLLSGGIPTWLFDIKSLKDLFLGGNNLTWNNTVNLEPKCMLAQLSLSSCRLAGRIPDWISTQKDLLFLDLSKNKLEGPFPEWVAEMDIGSIFLSDNNLTGSLPPRLFRSESLSVLALSRNSFSGELPSNIGDAITVMILMFSGNNFSGQIPKSISKIYRLLLLDLSGNRFSGNIPDFRPNALLAYIDFSYNEFSGEIPVIFSQETRILSLGKNMFSGKLPSNLTDLNNLEHLDLHDNRIAGELPMSISQMSTLQVLNLRNNTLEGSIPSTIANLTNLRILDVSNNNLSGEIPAKLGNLVGMIDTPNTFKSVSDMFTFPIEFSDLIVNWKKSKQGLSSHSLEIYSLLDLSKNQLSGQLPASLGHLKGLKLLNISYNHLSGNIPATFGNLESLESLDLSRNRLSDSIPRTLSKLQELTTLDVSNNKLEGQIPVGGQMDTMDDPNSYANNSGLCGFQIQLPCTPEQPQVKQPEADDDSWFSWQGAGIGYSVGFFATITIILVSGCISRLPPQNRHRSHRRQRF